ccgattccagcctcctgattggctggaatcggcacacgtgacggggcggagctacgaggagccgctctccggcacgagcggccccattcagaagggagaagaccggactgcgcaagcgcgtctaatcgggcgattagacgctgaagattagacggcaccatggagacggggacgctagcaacggaacaggtaagtgaataacttctgtatggctcataattaatgcacaatgtacattacaaagtgcattaatatggccatacagaagtgtatacccccactttgtttcgcgggacaacccctttaaggacagcaaTTGCCTCCATCCGCCTAGCGCCCCCTATGAGCTGGTGGCTAAGGCCAGTCATGACTAGCAGATATGACCTACCAGCATGTGTTGACTTCTCTGCAATGAATCGCCATGTCCTGTGCATAAATAAACACGCCCTGCAGGACATTATGGGGTCCCACAACACCCCAGATCCAATAAAAAGCAAGAGCCAACCCCTGACCTGTTCATACAGGACTGACTGTAACAGAACCTCAGCTGTGAGATGTATCACGTCTATACACAGTTTTCAGCAATATTTCTATTCActgccagcaagcagagatcttgagttCTTTTAGAAAATAGCGCAATTTTCTTTTCACAACAGATAAAACTTTATTGACATATAAAAATGTTGCGGCTCGTCAGCTGAAGAAGATCTCCCTGACGTATTTTAAGGCGTCATCATCTGAATCTTTCCTCGGATGGTCGGACGATGGCGGGATAGGTCTGGGTGTCAGCGGCTTCTTCTGGCTGTCAGTATCAGAGACGGGGTCCTCTCGGTGGTCTTGTAGTTCGGCTTTGGTGCTCTCCTCGCCGTCTCTTCGCTCTCTGCCCTAGAATAGAAGATAAATGATGACACTCTCCTCCATTAATACCACCTCCTGACACTACGGGCAGTAATGGAGGCAGCCGTAGTGCCCACGGGACCCGGTGACTAACGCTGGCATCACGGCTGGCATTGTTGGTGAGTTTAACTTCCCCTGCCCGTGTAGTGTCAGTGTCAGTCTCAACTATAATTCTGGCATTCCATTCATGAATAAGCCCATTCAGCGCTGTAGTGTCACCTAcaaatagggggcgctgcagggcAAGGAATAGAAAACACATGTAATAAGAGCAAAGAAAGAAAACAATATTAACTAAATCACGCTTATCGCTAGTACGGCGAGTCTGGCTGCTGTGACAGCGCCTCCTGCAAGAGAGGTGGTGAAACTACATCTGGACAGTACATGGGGGGGGACAGTATGTGGAAGCACAGTATAGGGGGGCAGTACATGGGGGACAGCACATGGAGGCAGAGTACATGGGGGGGACAGTATATGGAGAGATGTGTTAGAGGGCATCTGGTGCAGCACAGCAGGCAGACTGTTGGTGCGGTGGCAGGTACAATGCTGGCACGCTGTAGCTGGGAGAAGCCTGGGTGGAGGTCTGGGCCGGGTGCAAAGGCAACGATACCACTGATCTGTAATATTATGTACAGCAGGTCTCAGTgccagtgcatgctgggagttatagtttcTGCAGGCTGGCGCCCTCTACTGTACAGCGGTGTTACCTTACAGCTCGGTGTTACCTGGTCCAGTATCTCCAGCGCGCACTCCACCAGCTCCCTCTCGTTCATGCAGTACACCGTCCTCCTCCGGGGGGCGCTGCACAAAAATATAGAAGTAAAAAACtgaaacagccccccccccaaccctcatCACCTTCCAGGAGGGGCTCATGCACAGCGGAGGAACCGATCTCGCAGATCCCACCGTGAGGGGCAATACAAAATAACGTGGCGCGTGACAGACAGCAGTGTTTACAACTTACGTCTTCCTCCTCCTCGTTTCTGAAGAGCGGGACCCCCTGCATGCTGCGCTATCTTCCGTCATCCAGGAGGGGAGGAGGCGCTTCTTCGCTTTGGACTCGGCGTCATCCATTTCACTAGAATGTCATGCAAGTGTTAGAACACTGCAGAGAAATGTCACATATAGGCCCCGCCCCAAATATATTAGCCCCGCCCACACACTGCGGCAGTGCCCCCATCACAACTACAGTATCGTCATAATAACCAGGGTGCTCCAAATactgccacagtgcccccagcGCAGCCTCATCTGACTGCCCCACCCACAGCACCCACATAACCTCAGTGCCCCCATTACAACCCCAGTGCCCCCAGCGCAGCCTCATCTGACTGCCCCACCCACATAACCTCAGTGCCCCCATTACAACCCCAGTGCCCCCAGCACAGCCTCATCTGACTGCCCCACCCACAGCACCCACATAACCTCAGTGCCCCCAGCGCAGCCTCATCCGACTGCCCCACCCACAGCACCCACATAACCTCAGTGCCCCCAGCGCAGCCTCATCTGACTGCCCCACCCACAGCACCCACATAACCTCAGTGCCCCATCACAACCCCAGTGCCCCCAGCGCAGCCTCATCTGACTGCCCCACCCACATAACCTCAGTGCCCCCATTACAACCCCAATGCCCCCAGCACAGCCTCATCTGACTGCCCCACCCACAGCACCCACATAACCTCAGTGCCCCCAGCGCAGCCTCATCCGACTGCCCCACCCACAGCACCCACATAACCTCAGTGCCCCCAGCGCAGCCTCATCTGACTGCCCCACCCACAGCACCCACATAACCTCAGTGCCCCCAGCGCAGCCTCATCTGACTGCCCCACCCACAGCACCCACGTAACCTGTGCCCCCAGCACAGCCTCATCTGACTGCCCCACCCACAGCACCCACGTAACCTCAGTGCCCCATCACAACCCCAGTGCCCCCAGCACAGCCTCATCTGACTGCCCCACCCACAGCACCCACGTAACCTCAGTGCCCCCAGCACAGCCTCATCTGACTGCCCCACCCACAGAACCCACATAACCTCAGTGCCCCCATCACAACTGCGATGCCCCCACCAGAGCCTCATCTGACTGCCCCACCCACATAACCTCAGTGCCCCCATCATAATCTCAGTGCTGCTCACTAGTGCCCCCATTAACAACCACAGCACTCACATAACTTCGGTGCGCCATCACAAGAATGCCCCCATCATAATCACAGTGCCCATCTAACAGCCACAAGACCCACATAACCTCAGTTGCCCCCATCATAActtcagtgccccccccccatctaaaACACCCACATACCCTGAGTACCTCCATCACAACCAGGGTCACCTTGCCTTCTGCAGTGCCCACCATCATACTTACAATATACCCAACACAGTGCCATCCTCACAAGAAGGATCCTCCTCCCAGCTGCAGGACCCCCATTACTGCCATAGTGCCCCCACCTCAGTGACAACAGAACGCATGGAccacaattaaccccttccccgccACCTACCCATTCTTGCATAGAACACCTATCTGCTCTGCACTCTCACCCCTCCACGTGACTTCCTCATTGTGCAAGAACTACATTTCCCGACATGCTGCACGTCACAGACGGGAGGGCGGGCAGTAAATACGGCTGTCCTTAGTCTCTTCGCACGCCAGGAGGTGCTGTTACAATAGGATTGTCCGTCAATAGTTACTACAGCGGCACTTAGTCAattaaacagcaggtggcactgcTACCATAGGAGTCATCGTGGATAGTTACGACAGCCGCAGTTAGTCCAttgaacagcaggtggcgctgttaCAATCGGATTTTAATTCAATTTCTTCTCTAAgttggagtgaccaaaaaaaaagcacaattctagcattccattttttttttgtcgtgGATCTCCGTGGGGGATAAATAATGCTTTATtggtagatcagacttttagAGAAGCAGCACTCCCACATATGTTTGGGGgttttattgttttgattttatCAATATGGGAAAAGGAATTTTTTaacaccttttatttttttttaataataaaactttttaaaaacgcctctcatttttttttttttagttctcatagggggacttaaacttgtgatcatttgatcactcagaGTACACTGCATTACCATATCAGAATATGATATAATGAGCTTTGATGGCCAACccctgccatgacaaccaaacagCAGCTCACAATCTCATCAAAGGTAAAGGGGGTCATTCAAGACCTCCAATCTccgatcaggacatttaaatgccattgtcagattgacagcagcatttaaagggttaacagttcacAGCTGTTGAGGTGGGTGTCAGCCGTTAAATGACCCGATGATGGCGAAGTCGaggggcaactactccctactaatcctccttgacctctccgcagcatttgacactgtccacCATGGCCTCCTTCTCACTATGAGCCGCTCTatcggcctaagggcttattcagacgaccgtatatcggctgggtattcacgccggccgatatatggcatccctctctgcagggggaggaggctggaagaggcgggagcagtgcactgagctcccgcctcctctcaactatttgtaatgggaggagctggataggggcggagctaactcctggaacttagctctacccgcctcctctcattgcaaatagtgccaaggggcggggagggggtgggagctcagtgcactgctcccggctcttccagcctcctccccctgcagagatggacgccatatatcggccagcttGAATACCCAGTTGATATACGttcgtcggaataagccctaaagcacactgctctctcctggttctcctccaacCTCTCTGTCCGCACCTTCAGTGGCTCCTTCGCTGgctcccccttgctgttggggtcccccagggctcagccCTTGGTCCCCTTTTCTtccctatctacacagccccaagtGAACGAatcatccacagattcggcctccaataccatctctacgctgatgacacccaactatccACCTCTTCCCATGAGATCTCTAAACCAAACCTCCataatatcaccgactgtctgcccgctgtctctaacactatgtcctccctgtttctcaaacttaaaggggttgtcccgcggcagcaagtgggtctatacacttctgtatggccatattaatgcactttgtaatgtacattgtgcattaattatgagccatacagaagttattcacttacctgttctgttgctggcgtccccgtctccatggtgccgtctaattttcgggcgtctaatctccagattagacgcgcttgcgcagtccgggtcttcttttctgaatggggccgctcatgcaggAGAGCGgcaccgtgtagctccgccccgtcacgtgccgattccagccaatcaggaggctggaatcggcaatggaccgcacagaagagctgcggtccaccgagggagaagatcctggcggccatcttcaaccggtaagtaagaagtcaccggagtgcggggattcaggtaagcgctgtgtggatttttttttaggtccctgcatcgagtttgtctcgcgccgaacgggggggctgttgaaaaaaaaaaaacccgtttcggcgcgggacaacccctttaacccctctagaactcaccaccttgtctttctgccttccaaccgacctcccctccacatctccattccagtgcctggcatcatcataacccccagacagcatgcccactgccttagAGCCACACTGCACTCTGACCcctccttcaccccccccccccccccccaaccccacatccagtctctggcccaaacatgcctcATGCACCATGCATAGAAGTTGCAACagcttctaggggagggatttcttTTTGACAATTAGTGTAATAAAAGCCCTACAGCATACACGGAGCACAAGCCTTCATACGGCCGCGTTGgtcgaaaataaaaaagttatggcctttgAAAAGTGAACATGAAAATCCAAAAGAAATGTTGCATCCTCAGGTCCAAAGTGGCCGTACAACTAAAAACATGgcggttaaagggattgttttcTCTTTGGTGCCAAAACCTTCTTTGCACTTTTGCTGGTGATCCCGCAGGCTGTTATATAAGAACACGTCAGGCCTGAACATATAATAATCATGGAAGTGACAACTCCAACGGTACAATAGGACCTTTAGGCTCTGAATTCTCTGccttctaatatatatatatgtgtgtgtgtgtgtgtgtgtgtgtgtgtgtgtatatatatatatgtgcgtgtgtgtgtacatatgtgtgtgtgtgtacatatgtgtgtgtgtgtatataatatatatatatgtgtgtgtgtgtgtatatatatatatatatatatatatatatgtgcgtgtgtgtgtacatgtgtgtgtgtgtgtgtgtgtgtgtatatatatatgtgtgtgtgtgtatatatatgtgtgtgtgtgtgtatatatatatgtgtgtgtgtatatatatatgtgtgtgtgtgtgtgtgtatatatatgtgcgtgtgtgtgtacatgtgtgtgtgtgtatatatatatatatatatatatatatatatatatgtgtgtgtgtgtacgtgtgtgtgtgtgtgtgtgtgtgtatgtgtatatatatatatatatgtgtgtgtgtgtgtgtgtgtatatatatatatatatatatgtgtgtgtgtatatatatatatatatatatatatatatatgtgtgtgtgtgtacatgtgtgtgtgtgtatgtgtatatatatatatatatatatatatatatatgtgtgtgtgtatatatatatatgtgtgtgtgtgtgtgtgtgtgtgtgtgtgtatatatatatgtgtgtgtgtgtgtatatatgtgtgtgtgtgtgtgtgtgtgtgtgtgtgtgtgtgtgtatatatatatgtgtgtgtgtgtgtgtgtgtgtgtgtgtgtatatatatatatgtgtgtgtgtgtgtatatatatatgtgtgtgtgtgtgtgtgtgtgtgtatatatatatatgtgtgtgtgtgtgtatatatatatgtgtgtgtgtgtgtgtgtgtgtgtatatatatatatgtgtgtgtgtgtgtgtgtgtgtatatatatatgtgtgtgtgtgtgtgtgtgtgtgtatatatatatatgtgtgtgtgtgtgtgtgtgtgtgtatatatatatgtgtgtgtgtgtgtgtgtgtgtgtgtgtatatatatatatgtgtgtgtgtgtgtgtatgtgtgtgtgtgtatatatatgtgtgtgtgtgtatatatatgtgtgtgtgtgtgtgtgtgtgtgtatatatatgtgtgtgtgtgtgtgtgtgtgtatatatatgtgtgtgtgtgtgtgtgtgtgtatatatatatgtgtgtgtgtgtgtgtgtgtatatatatatatgtgtatgtgtgtgtgtgtgtgtgtgtgtgtgtgtatatatatatatatatatgtatgtgtgtgtgtgtgtgtgtgtgtgtatatatatatatatgtgtgtgtgtacatgtgtgtgtgtgtgtgtacatgtgtgtgtgtgtgtacatatgtgtgtgtgtgtgtgtgtatatacatatgtgtgtgtgtatatatgtgtgtatgtgtgtatatatatatatatctgtatttcCTTCCAGCCCAGCGATCTGGAAGAATACAAGTTAATGGTGTCAATGTGCGCAGGTCGTGGAGACCGAGCCGTCCTGTCCCTTCCTGGGCCTCTAGGTGTGGATGCAACTTAGGCACATAGTAATATGGGGGTATGTGTAGCAgacgattggtgggggtctctccTTGCTGCTTCATGTTAAGAAGGGTACAAGTTATTAGTTTACATTTAGTATTGAGCCCATTTGGATCGTGCACCATGAGGTAGGATGTGCAGTACTCGCCCGTCGGGTAATCCCTGTTACCAGGTGTGTTACATGCAAGTCCTAACAAGCGGCAGTACAGAGCTAGAGCTATCATCAACCCACATTTAGTAGCGCATtcccatcacagccattcatggcatatccacaggatatgggaCCCACAAGTATGTTGAGAATGGGGGTCTCTGATCTCCGTCCTACTTGGTGATTGGCCAATGCATCTAGACGGAGAATGAATGGAGAGATGGCTGCGTGTCTGTGGCTGCCTCCATTCACCTCTATGAGAGCTAGGGAAGCAGATGGTCGGCTTTCATCCAAGACCTGGATGTGGATCCTAGCTATGAGACCCATCATGGCATATTCTGTGGCTATGCCTTTGTAGTGGCCTAGTACCtgctttcctggcccctccatcatgtcatacatgtaatgtcttgtattgatgcactgtgcaaaatatcTTGTCATTTTGTtaggtgtattgcacagctgcagcgtgtgaaggGTTAAGTGTCTGAAATGCATGGaggctgtctgtaaatgtatcaattctgttttgtcacgtggtatgagagaaggtataaatgtgagtgtttgagcGCGGGAAAGAAGTTCTATCTTGTCTTCCATCTGGAGGTACAACACAGAGGTATATGGGGGCACCTTCacccctcatgtgttgaagatgaaaGAAGAGGGAATATTCCCTGGGTGCAAGAATCTGTGTGGATAGtaagtgagccccaaagagagagagagtgagcagagagCCAGTTCAGTCTGTcgaggcctagtgcagaggtacacgATTGTCTGTTTTGCACACCCgcacgtccttaaaggggttgtcccgcgccgaaacgggttttgtttttttttcaaccccccccccccgttcggcgcgagacaaccacgatgcaggggttaaaaaagaacaccgcacagcgcttacctgaatccccgcgctccggtgacttcttacttacctgctgaagatggccgccgggatcttctccctcggtggaccgcagggcttctgtgcggtccattgctgattccagcctcctgattggctggaatcggcacgtgacggggcggagctacacggagccccattgagaaaagaagaagacccggactgcgcaagcgcgtctaatttggccat
The nucleotide sequence above comes from Eleutherodactylus coqui strain aEleCoq1 chromosome 2, aEleCoq1.hap1, whole genome shotgun sequence. Encoded proteins:
- the CYREN gene encoding cell cycle regulator of non-homologous end joining yields the protein MDDAESKAKKRLLPSWMTEDSAACRGSRSSETRRRKTAPRRRTVYCMNERELVECALEILDQGRERRDGEESTKAELQDHREDPVSDTDSQKKPLTPRPIPPSSDHPRKDSDDDALKYVREIFFS